GGTCAGCAATCCCGTTTATGACATCAAGTATTTTCCCGATTTCTTGGGAACGTTGTGAAAGGGATTGAATAACTTCATTGGATTTACGAATAGATTCATGGATCGAACGCATTTGAGCTAAATTGTTTTCTACAAATTGGCCTCCTTCTTCAGCTTCTTTTTCGCTTTCTTTCGCTAATTCTGAAACAGTAGTTGATTTTTCTGCTATTCGTAAAACTCCTTCAAGAGCTTCCTTCAGCGCATCTGCATTTTGCTCAAGTTTGTTTCTTGAATTTTCGGATGCACTTGCAACTTCTTGAATGGCAGACGCTACATTTTCTGACGCTGCTGTTGTTTGGTCTGCACTTGCAGTCAGCTCTTCGGATGCCGTTGCCACTTGATGTGAGCTTTGATTTACAGTAAGAAGAATTCCTTGCAAACTATGGATCATATTATTAAAAGAAGCTGTCAGTGCACCAATTTCATCTTTTGATTGATATGACCCTTTTACGGTGAGGTCTCCTTTCTCCGCTTTAGAGAGCAAGTTCTTCAGTTCTTCCGTTGGTTTTACAATCATCCTTGTGATCAGAATCCCAACTGTAATTAAAAGAATAAGCGATGCTGCAATGACAATATTAAAAATGATGGTTGCATTTCTAAAATCTTGCTTATTTTGAGAATTTGTTTGTCCGGCAATCTTTGCATTCAGTTTCCCTAATTCGGCAAGAGTATTATTTGCAAGGGTGCGTTGTGGTGCTACTTTTCCTATATAAAGCTTGTAAGCTTCGTCATTTCGATTTAGTGAAGCCAATTGAATGACTTCTTCTCTCGATTTCCGAAGCTGTTTCATGTTTTGCTTATAGTGGTCGAACTTTTTCATTGCTTCAGCATTCATATGTGTATTCTCGTACTTCTTAATCAATGAATCGATTTCTTCTACCTCAGTTTCAATCATTCTTTTCAGTTGCACTTTCCTTGCAGAATCCGTGGTAATCATAAGTTCTAATGTATAAGAATCGAGAGCGCGGTTATTAATTCTGATTTGACTCAACCATTGAATCGGCATCAAGTTTTCTTTATACGTATATTCTGATTTCTGAGCCATTTCTCTTACATAATTTAATCCAACTGCTCCGACTGCTCCTAATGAAACGGCGGCAATGATCAGCAAAATCAACAATTTTTGATAGATTCTTAGATTTCGCAATTTCTTCATATAAAATATTACTCCCTTCATTTTTCTAAATAATTATCTACAATGCGTTATCTAGCTGCATCAAATCCAATTGGAATTTCTTGCATAAAAAATGTGAAAAAATTGTCATATTATGTTGAATTATACCATATTCAAGCGACATCAGGGACCACTTGGAACAATCACATGCCTTGCGAAAGATGTTGGGGTTGTTTACACATATTGTTAAAAAACAACAAAGAAAGCACCATTAGAAAAGATGATGTTTGCTGGTTTGGTACGGAGATTTAACATGAAAGCATTCGATCTGGAGGAAATCAATAACAAATATTGCTTTTGGCTAAAAAAAATCGCGGAAGCCAAACAACCATCTCGTTGAATGCTTCCGCGTTTTTTTATAAAGTATCACTAGATAAAAGAACATCGAGTGAAAAGCTAAAAACTGCATTGAAAAATAGAATATTTATTAATCAAACGTTTGATTAATAAAAAGGAAAAAATACGCGCATTACAAAGATGAGACTGATTTTTATGCAGGCAAGCAAGTTTCAACCAGTTAGCGAAGTTGCGAAATAATCATAAAAAAACTCGAAATGAAGCTCAATATCTTCTTAATCCTGCACAAAAACTATCATTCTAGTTATGTATAACAATTAGCAGGCAATCAACAGAGACAAAAATAACAACAGCCCATGAATCTATCAAAAATTAGAATTGACCCGTTTAAAGATAACATTAAGTAAGGACTTTCTCAGGTGAGGAAAAACGAAACTTTGTATATGCTGTACGGTGAAGTTGTTTTTGAAGAGCATAATAAGAAATATCAAGATGCAGCCGGGATTGATTGGAAAATACAATAATGGAACCTTGACGATGTTTTCCCGGCAAAATTCGTTTTACATGGTTGTGAAAAATCCATTGACAATCAAAAGATCTTGGCGATTCCGTCGGGAACGCATACATATCCAGCTGCGGGTTGACCGGTACGGGAATTTTATTATGAGTTCCGGTCAAGTAAACAACAGCCCGCTTTCTTCCCTCATAGGTTGATCCGCCTTCGAGACAAGCATCCTTTATTAGTTGAATAGGAGTTCTTACAGAATATAGTACATCATCTGTCTCAAGGATTTTACTGGCATACTTTTCATCCTTTATAGGCAAAACAGCCATCGTATTCGGATTTAATTCATAGTGGAACGTTTTTTTCTCCATTATTTATTTTCCTCCTTTGCTTCTAAAATATGACATATATACTATATTATTTCCAGAATAACCAAAATGTATATATTTGTCAATTATATTTTTAATTTTCGTAATTTTTAAATAAAAGAAGATCTTTAATTTCGACAGATGTCCGGTACTATTTTCACAACAATTAAATGGGGATCGAAAGTATGAAAACACTCCCATAAATTTATAAATACAGGCAAATAGTTATGGACTAAATTTCCTTATATGTTTTATTATAGTTGCATATCCAGTTCTTTTGAATTATTAATTTTTACAGAAAGAGGGTCATAGGTGAAAAAAGTTGTCATTTCATTCCTTTGCTTAATTTTAGCAGGCGCAGGTGCTTTTTTTAGTTACGAGTATTTTTTCAATAAAAATAAAGCAACACTTGCTTCTAAGCAACAAACACCTAAAGAAGAAACTTTAAACGAGGACGAAGGAGCTAAATCGGCTAGTCCGCTGACCGAAGAAGAAGCTACCGCCACTTTTAGAAAGCTCTACGACAAGCTAATGAACAGAATTGATGAGCTGGGGCAAGAAAACGAATGGTCTTCATCAAGTAATCCTGCTGACCTGGAAACTTTACAAGAAGGGATTGAGCCATACACCTCAAAGAAATTCAGAGAAGTAATTCTTCCAACGATCATCGAAGACCTTTATTGCGAATGCGATTCCTTTGCGATGCCCAACCCTGATTTAGATATCCGATTGAAGCTGGTTGAAAGCAAACCGGATTATTTTAAAGTCAGGACCGTTGATCTCGCAGACGAACTGTCAGAAGGCGAACAAATCTTCTATACTGTCATAAAGGAAAATGAGAAATGGAAAATACACTCTTATAACCAAATTCAAGCTTACGATAAGCCGTTAAATATCACAAAAGAAGAAGCTGAGAAATACATAAAAAATATTTATCCTTCAGCGAAGTATTTGAAAGAAGTCCAGTTTGAACACACAGAATATTCAGATGAATTTAGTTATGATAATAGTAAATGGTTTTTATTTTATATACAAGAAATTGACGATGTATATGCAGTATCTGTTAACGACGGAAGTATTCTTTCCGACGTTCCCAAAGAATTTATTCCCAACTTTATCGAGTTAGAAGAAGATTCATATTATTAAAAAATAAATCAAACAGGAGTTGAAAATCGTGAGTGATATTCAGACAAAACTTGGCGAAGGATTGAATATGCTCCAGGGCAGCCTTCAGCAAGGAAAGCAAAAACTTCAAATTGCGCAGGAAATCAGCCAATTAAAAAAATCGTTGCAAGAAACCATTGATCAGCGCGCTAACTTAATAATAAAAATTGGCGAACAAGTTTATAAAATGCTGCGTATGTCATCATTGCACGATGATACATTGACTGAAATGGCGCAGCCGTTACTAGATTTAGATAAACAAATCTATCAAATCCGGCAATCATTAGAAGAGCTGAACAAGACGACAGCAAACGGAAATGCTTGTTCGAATTGCAGATCCCCTGTCAGTGAAAATGACAGATTTTGCGGCAGCTGCGGATCTAAAATAGCAGCAATGAATACGGCAGATAATGAAGAACGAATTCAATGTGGAACATGCAGCGCGACTGTCCCTGCCACAGCCCAATTTTGCGGATGCTGCGGCGTAAAGATATAGAAAAACGAGGAGGATAATCAGGATATGTACTGCAGCACTTGCGGAGCAGAAAATTCCGCTTCAAATAATTACTGCATTAATGATGGTACGAAATTAAAACCTTATCAAGGAAAATATTCTTTAGATAAATCTGCTTCTCAATTTTGTTCAAACTGCGGGAATGCCGCAGCTCCAAGTGATAATTATTGCGGTTCATGCGGCACGACTCTTTACAGCTATAAGAAAACGGGCTCAAAAGATGCAATCAGCCCCGTAAAAGCGAATGTTCAAATCACCCGTGCTATTCCGAAGTTTAATATGGAATTTTTTAAGCCGGCCCTTTTCTCTTCAGCAGCTGCTCTATTACTCGTATTTATTATGAGTTTTGTCGTATTTAGTACAAACAAAAATACTTCATTGTCTTTTCTTGAAAAAGAATTAAACATCGATGTAAATGAAGTCATTAAAGATGCCGAGATTATGACTGACTCAATTCCTGAACCGGATTCATTATTCGGATTAACAGACATGGTAATGGCTTCCCATTTCATATCCCCGGTATTTAAGGTAGATATGAATATTGACGAGCCTATATCTGGGGAAATAAAATTATCTTTTGGTGCCATGATCTTATTATTAATTCCTTTGTTATCTCTATTCTCATCAGGAATGATTTATCAAAAAATATCGAGGGAGACTTCCCCTGCGAGCCTTTTTTATGGAGCCATAACTGTTGGTATCATATATGGATTGCTATTAGTGATTATTTCTCTGTTCAGCGGATTCGATTATGATGTAGATTCTGAATTACTATCTATAAAAATACATACTTCTTACTCAATTTTTTCAGCATTTATAAAAGGATTCGGTTTTGCATTTCTTTTTAGTTATATCGGGATGCTGTTCGCCATTAACTTTAAAAAAGCTACAGGCCATTTAAGTCAAGTACATGAATATGGAGAAGCTATTCACCAAGGAATATCTACCTTTTTCCGAAGCATGCTGGCTTTTTCTGTCATTTCAATCATTATTTTTAAAATGATGACGGATAAATTTTTAAACCAGTTAGCATGGTTAATTGGAGATGCCACCGTTCAACAAATAATCGATAAATCTTCTCAATTTGTGCTTGCAATCGGGACACAAATAGGATTGTTTACTTGGAATCTATCAAGCTTCGGTACACTGAAGCTTGTTGGACGATCAGATGACGAGGATTCCATATTCACCTATTCGATGTTCAAAGGAATTGAAACGAAGGGTGATTTTACGGATTTGGATTTATACAAATTCCATGAAATAATAGATAGTTCAAATTTCGGATTGTACACGAAACTCGGAACTCTTTTATTAATTATTCTTTTTATATGGTCAGGCTATAGAATTTCAAAAAAAGCATCAAATTCATTGGTGTCTATCGTTATTTACAGCTTTGTATACTCTCTCCTTTTCAGTTTATTAACTGCTATCACAAAATTCCACATTTCAGGAACCGCTAGTAATGAGTCTTCATTCGAAATGATGCTTGGATTCAGTGGAATAGCAGGGTTTATTAAGAGTTACTTAATGTCCTTTATTTTTGCATATGCAGGTACTTTTATTGCGAAATGGAAAAGTTAACGAAGGAGCGTATGTATGAAATATTGTAAAAATTGCGGCGAGAAATTATCTGCAAACCAGACATTTTGTACGAATTGCGGTACCCAGTTCGACAGCCGCGAGATTGCGGCCAATCGTACAATGCAAAAAAGAGAACGGCAGCAGCTTTCTGCAAAAATGAAAGCAACAATTGTTTCAGTTATCGTGATACTAGCTGTTCTTGCCGGAAGCCATCTTTATTTTTCAGCCCAATCAAAGCCAATAAAAACGGTGGAAAAATTTGAACAAGCTGTAAGGAATAAAGATGCGAAAGCCCTTGCCGATATCATGAATAATGGACAGAATAAGCTCACTGTCTCTGATAAGGAAGCTGCCTCATATATCAATTACCTTACGAAAGAAAATGATTTTAAAGAGATCAGCAAAGAACTTAAGAGGCAGGCATACAGTATAGAAGGATATAAAAAACTCGAGCCGATACAGGATATTTACGGAAATAAACTGATTAAATTAAAAAAGCTTTCAAAAAAACAGTGGTTATTCTATGATCAATATGGAATCGAATTTTTTCCAATTCAATTAAATGTTTCATCAAATCTGGAAAACACAGAAATCTGGCTTAATGGGAAAAAGGTTAAGAAATTAAAAGAAAGCGAACTCTCCGAAAAAATCGGCTATATCTTTCCGGGAGAACAAAAGATAAAAAGTGTTTTCAACGGGGAATACGCCAAATTGACCGCTGAAGACACCTTGGATTTCGCCGATTCCGAAGAAAATGTATTGGACGTTTATATGGAGCTGGACGGCGCAAGCATTGTTGTTTACTCTAACGACGAAAATGCTGTGTTGTTCGTAAATGGAAAAAGCACCGGAAAGAAAATCGCAGATATTGACAGCTTCGGTCCTGTTCCAACTGACGGAACAATTAAGCTTCATGCCGAAAGAACTATCAATGGGAAAACAGAAAAAACCGAGGAATTTGAAGTAACCGATGACTCAAGTATCGACTTCATTTTCGAAGAACCGGAAACAGAAGCTGCTTCTGCCGAAGCCGATATACAAGGATACATGGATGCCATTGGAGAAGAACAAATAGAGTCATTTATGTACGATCACTTTGTTACTCAAGTAAATGCCTTTAATAACCGGGATTTTGATGTAGCGAAAGAAACGCTTGATCCGAATGGCAAATCATATATTGAGAATAGAAAATATATCAAATACTTAGAAGAAAAAGGCATTACCGAAGAGTTTCATGATATGGAATTAATCGATTATGAACCGGTGGATGGCGGCTTTAACGTGACTACCGAGGAGAGCTATACGATTTATTATGGGGATGGAACGTCGAAGTATAAAGAATTCCGATCAAAATTTTACTTAACAGTTTTAGAAGAAGGTTTAAAAGTGCACACACTAATTGAGACGAAAGAATTGTACAGCGATGATCTTTAGAGACCATAGTGAAGCTGACCTTCCAAAGAGAACTCTTGAAATCAAATTGAATTGATTAATATTTGCAAGTTTAGCAGGAAATCATGACCGGGCTAGGCCCGGTCATTTTTTGTTAAAATATCGTATCGGAATGGAGGATCATAATAGTGATCGACGGGTTATTTTCTGAATGAAGGCTCATTTTTCAGATGAAGGCTCATATATCAAAATAAGGGCTCATTTTTTTGAATGAAAGCTCATATCCGCGAACGACGGCTCATTTTTCTGAATGAAGGCTCATATTCGCAAACGACGGCTCATAAATTAGAACGAGGGCTCATAAATGCGAACGACAGCTCATTTTTCAAATTTACTCCCCCTTTTTTAGTTTTATGTCAAACTCTGTATTACTAAATGTTCCCAAACATAATCATTCCAATGACAGATAATCTTCAACTAAAACCTTAGTTTGTTAAAATTAATATATTATTTTATTTCCTGAATTTTTCAGGGTTTTCAATTCTTGTTGAAATTATTTCTCCACAATTCAAGCAGAAGGTATAGATTTTATTTGAACCCATTGATAATTTCTTATCTAATGGTTTTATGGGCATAAAATCGCTTCCTTCTGTAAATTCATTACCATTACATTTTGGACAATTTTTATCATTAGACAATTTCATCACATCCTCCACATTCCTTAAGGCGCTCCATTTAACTGTCGTTGCTAACTTTGATCCATTACTTATTTAATTGTCTTCAAATAAGAATTAATTTCCTTTTCCGTTAATCCTCTTTTCTCTGTACTATACTTGACAAGTTCGGTAATATCCGTCTGAGGAGCTATGAGCACTTTTCCTACATAAACCGATGAAGTTTTCTTATCCCAAGTTACCGGTTTTGAATAATTGGTTAGTGCGTTTGACAATGCTTCTACCGGCACGTACAGATTGTTTTCATATTTAATAGGCTCAACGACATTCCCTTTGGCATCAGTTGGTTTAACTAAATTTCCGTCGACATATAGTTTTGTACCACCCGTTACTACTTTAATGCTTTTTAAAGTTCCAGATGGTGTGGATATGCCTTTCTCTAATAATCAAAATTTAGAAAATATCTCCAAAAAGCCGAATGTTTTTTCATTAGCCTCACCTCCCTCGCTGTCAAGTACCAAAAAGAATAGATATAAAAGCCGTTGTTATAATCTTCCCCTATGCAAAACTTGAATAGTTACTGAAACTCCCATAATTTGTGATAATATGAATTTTTGATCCTGCTATATTAAGAACTACCTTCTTCCGTTGAAATATGTAAGTTATTTTGTTTGACAAACTAACTATTTTCTTCTTTACTAATACGCTTGAAAAAAGCTGCTGATTCTTTGTGAATACTTTCATGGAGGCTAAAATAATTCGATAGGCTTCTTTCAAGGTTAATTTACTGTTTGCACGAAGAACATCTTCCTCGGCAAGCAGAAATATTTTTTTCACATAATAAAGCTGTTCTTCTGCTAAATAATCGATATCTGCTTGCAGACTAAAACATCCAACATATATTTAGTAAACTCTTTTATTGCTAACATAGAATTAGGGAGAAAATGGACGCTTTTTTGTCCCAACTAGGATGCGGATTGACTTTGGAGTAATTTAAGCAAGAGAGTGCATTCTTTTGCTGCTTTTTTGCTATTTTTATAGGTATCTTTCCATTAAATGACTTCCCTTTCCCTTTAAGACCTGATAAACAAAGAAATAAGATATATGCTTTAAGTTTTGTTATCGGGGCTTTAATATTTTTTATTTTCTTTCGTTCGCTTTCTTTCACTATACCAAGATAAACCAGTTTATCTAAATCACTAACCGAAGCAGCGCTTGTTAATTGTCAGTAAAAAGCTAAAAAAAAAGCAACATGACCCACCGATCTTCAAGTTCTTAGCAATTACGTCAGATTGAAAAACCAACATAAGCAAAAAGTTTAAGCGTGACAAAAAAGCGATCGAAATGCTTCATAATGTAGGAATATCAATCTGTATATATAGTAATATTTTACCATACGAGAATAATTGTGTAAATTAATTTTGTGTATGCTCCCGTTTATGCTTGAAAATATATTTTACGAAATTAAAACTTTTCTTTAACAATTGTTTGATAGTATGATAGAGAAAAAATAAATTTTGGGAGGTTTTACATGATTAGGAAAAAAATCAAAAAACACATTGGTTTATTTTTTGCTGCAATGTTGACAGCAGCAAGTTTCGCAGCACCAGTAGCCGGGTTTGCCCAATCTCCTGAACAAAAGGCTGTATACTGGAACGGCTCCGTGTTAAAAACAGGGCAAATTGGCAAAATTAATGTTTTAAAATCTACGAAGTTATGGAAATGGGATAAAAACAAAAAGGCGCAAGTCGTTCGTACGCTAAAAGCGGGTGAACAATACCGTGTTTATGGCTATGATGCGAAAGACGGCGGCTTATACTTCTTAGGATCCGGTCTCTTTGTTAAAAAACAACCTGGTTTCGTAAAATACGAGACTCCTTCAAAAGAAAAGCTTGCCCTTGTCAATGGTCATAAACGTGAGCAAGAAACGCCTAAAGTCGAGCCAAAACCATTTGCTTTTACTATCATGCATACAAACGATACACACGCTCACTTAGATAACGCAGCCCGCCGCATTACAGCGATTGAAAATATTCGTAAAAAAACAAAACATTCCATTTTGCTTGATGCGGGAGATGTCTTTTCTGGAACGTTATTTTTCAACAAATACTTAGGCCAGGCAGATTTACAGTTTATGAATCAGGCGCGCTACGACGCGATGGTGCCCGGCAACCACGAATTTGACAAAGGGCCTAAGCCATTTGCCGATTTCGTGAAAAACGCAAAATTCCCAATCGTTAGCTCCAATATCGTTTACAATAAAGAGCCTGAGTTGAAAAACTTGTTTAAGGGCGGCGTAGGCAAAAATGCTAAAGGCGGCGGCATTTACGAAGCAATTATTTTAAATGTCGGCGGCGAAAAGGTCGGCATCTTCGGTTTAACAACAGAGGAGACAGCGATTCTTGCTAACCCTGGTAAAAACATTGTATTTGAAAACGCCAAAACAAAAGCACAACAAGCAGTTAACTTGCTGAAAAAAGAAGATGTGAACAAAATTATTGCTTTAAGCCACTTAGGTTATAAATACGATGTAGAATTAGGGGAACAAGTAAAAGGCATTGATGTGATCGTCGGCGGTCATAGCCATACAAAACTTGAAGAACCGGCAGCGCTTCACGTCAAAGAAGAGCCGACTATTATTGTCCAAGCCAATGAATATAGTAAATTCTTAGGTCGCGTTGATGTCTACTTTGACGAAAAAGGAGTTCTTGAAGACTGGCGCGGACAATTAATTGACCTTGACGCGGTGGATGGAAACAAAAATTATGTCATCCCTTCCAATCAAAAAGCGCAAGCCTTATATGAGGAATTGAAAAAACCTTTAGATGAAATGAAAGCAGAAATTGTCGGCAAAACAAAAGTCTTTCTGGATGGGGAACGTCAAAATGTCCACACAAAAGAAACCAACTTAGGAAACTTTGTTGCTGACGGCATGCTTGCAAAAGCGCAAGAAAGCACAACAGCAACGATCGCGATTCAAAATGGGGGCGGAATTCGCTCTTCGATTAATGAAGGAAATATTTCAATGGGTGATGTATTAACGGTAATGCCGTTTGCGAATACGCTTGTAACGCTTGAATTAACAGGAGCAGAAATTATTGAAGCGCTCGAAAATGGTGTCAGCAAAGTTGAAGAGCAAGCTGGCCGCTTCCCTCAAGTTGCCGGTATGAAATTTACGTACGATCCGAAAAAACCTGCGGGCAGCCGCATTGTTGACGTTCAAGTAAAAACGGATAAAGGATTTGCTCCAATCGATAAAACAGCAAAATATATCGTTGCAACAAACGCTTATATGGCTGACGGCGGCGACGGCTATACGGTCTTTAAGAAAGCGAAAGAAGAAGGACGCATGACAGAGCTATTCATTCCTGACTATCAAGTATTTATCGACTACTTACAAAAATTTGATGCAGTCGAACCGAAGGTAGAAGGTCGTATTAATATTGTTCAATAATAAAAAGGGGGCTGCCACAAAAGTAGAAATTTTACTTTTGGGAATAAGCCCCTTTTCTTCTATCTTTATATTTTCACCCACCGTCACAGTTGCAGCCTATTTGTTTTCTGCTGAAACGGCTTTTTCAGGACACAGGCTGTTCTAAAACATTTTACTTTATTAACAAGTCTTTCGGCGGTGTCTCATATTAATGTATCCTGGGATATTTAATCAAACGTTTGATTAATAAATCGAATTTCAAAAACCCCATCTTTTACACTTTCTGCAAAATTTATGTTGATATCCTATTGAAACCAAGTTCCCTTATCTTTACTGAATGAGGACCAGTTCCTTCAGTTTTTCAATTAAAGAAACCGAATCAGATCCCCAATTGAATTAAGAATTATTTACTTTTTCACCTTTACAACTTTTCCAGCACTCTTATTTCCGGATCCGTCAACAGCAATCACTTTAATAGATGTTCCTGTTTTTTTAGGAGTTATTTTAATCGTATATTTTCCATACTTATCCGCTTTGGCGCTTCCGATTTTTTGGCTCCCCACATATGCAATGACCGTGGAGTTTGCTTCCGCTTTTCCGGTGATCGTTTTAGATTTGCTGGTAATAGTGTTAACGCTTGGTGCAGCAGGTGGAATTCTATCTGCTACCACCACTGCTCTCTCTTTGCTTGTATAACCAGATTTGTCTTTCACTGTTACATACAGCTTCGTACCGGCTTTTTGCACCGGAATACTAACGTTAAAGGCTCCTTTGCTGTCGCTTTTGCCGGTATATACTTTCGAGTTGATTTTCACGGAAACCGTTCCATTTGGCACCGTTTTTCCTGTCACCGACTTGCTCTTATTGCTTACTAAATTTACAGTTGGCGGTGCAGGCAACAAATCAGGGGATTGGACGCTGAGTGTGTATTTTCCCGTAGAAGTGCTTTTATTAACTTTAATATAATATGTCCCTGCTTTAAGATCCTTCCACTCTGACCATTTTGCCGGATTTGCCGGATTGCCTTCAGAAACATATTTACTGAATACTTCATTTCCCTCTGAATCTTCCAATCCTATATACACTCCAGCTATAAAAGAGTCCAGCTTAACTGTTACCCTGCCTGATTTCGGCAAGACGACCTTGTAATAATCATTGCTGTCATTCCAGCTGATAAATCCGGTTACTGTTTGGCTATTGACCGCAAGTGGCTGTGCTTGCACTGTCCCGTTATTAGGTTCGATTTCATTGTTTTTGGCCGCCTCGTAGTTTACTTTTAAATCGTATTTTCCAGTAGAAGAGCTTTTATTAACTTTAATATAATATGTTCCTGCTTCAAGATCCTTCCAGTCTGACCATTTTGCCGGATTTGCCGGATTGCCTTCAGAAACATATTTACTGAATACTTCATTTCCCTCTGAATCTTCCAATCCTATATACACTCCAGCTATAAAAGAGTCCAGCTTAACTGTTACCCTGCCTGATTTCGGCAAGACGACCTTGTAATAATCATTGCTGTCATTCCAGCTGATAAATCCGGTTACTGTTTGGCTATTTAACGCAAGCGGCTGTGCTTGCACTGTCCCGTTATTAGGTCCGATTTCATTGTTATTGGCCGCCTCGTAGTTTACTCTTAAATCGTATTTTCCAGTAGAAGAGCTTTTATTAACTTTAATATAATATGTTCCTGCTTCAAGATCCTTCCAGTCTGACCATTTTGCCGGATTTACCGGATTGCCTTCAGAAACATATTTCCTGAATACTTCATTTCCATCTGAATCTTCCAGTCCTATATACACCCCAGCTATATAAGAGTCGAGTTTAACTGTAACTCTCCCGGCTTGCTTTAAATTTATCATGTAAATTTGTTCATCATCGGTGTCAGTAATGTATCCAGAAACTGTTGTACCTAACGGCAATTCTATCGGCGAACTGGCGGATGCCGTATTCGTTTTCACAAATGAGATCGTAATAAGAGCAATCCCTAAGAAAAAAGAAAATATCTTTTTACCGCTTCTCATAAAATTTCCCCCTAATAGAACATTATAAGTTTGGTTGATTATGTACGATACTGCAATCAAAAGCTGAATTCCCTTTTGACCTATCACCTTTTTCCTAATGGTTCAATTATTATTATTTTACAATACTTGTAATTCAAAGAAAATCATTGTTTGTTTTATAAATTTCGACATATTTTACGTCTACTTAATAACTGCCATTTGACGCCAAAAAAATACGGCTTGCAGGATATACCGGCCTACAAGACGTTAGAAAAAAGATCAATAAATTTGCATGAATTATTCAACGCAACTAAAAACAAATGTTATCGTAAAATTGAAAATTTTATTCAAATTTATCCAGACAGTAATTTGCCGGGAAAATTACCATTTGTACAGCTTTGAAATCAACAATGTTCTCATCTAGGTTCCTGACTTTAACTAAAATCTCGGATTATTCCTTCCGAATATAAAGCAAACGGCAGATGCCAGGAAAGGAATAGGTG
The window above is part of the Bacillus methanolicus genome. Proteins encoded here:
- a CDS encoding bifunctional metallophosphatase/5'-nucleotidase, which codes for MIRKKIKKHIGLFFAAMLTAASFAAPVAGFAQSPEQKAVYWNGSVLKTGQIGKINVLKSTKLWKWDKNKKAQVVRTLKAGEQYRVYGYDAKDGGLYFLGSGLFVKKQPGFVKYETPSKEKLALVNGHKREQETPKVEPKPFAFTIMHTNDTHAHLDNAARRITAIENIRKKTKHSILLDAGDVFSGTLFFNKYLGQADLQFMNQARYDAMVPGNHEFDKGPKPFADFVKNAKFPIVSSNIVYNKEPELKNLFKGGVGKNAKGGGIYEAIILNVGGEKVGIFGLTTEETAILANPGKNIVFENAKTKAQQAVNLLKKEDVNKIIALSHLGYKYDVELGEQVKGIDVIVGGHSHTKLEEPAALHVKEEPTIIVQANEYSKFLGRVDVYFDEKGVLEDWRGQLIDLDAVDGNKNYVIPSNQKAQALYEELKKPLDEMKAEIVGKTKVFLDGERQNVHTKETNLGNFVADGMLAKAQESTTATIAIQNGGGIRSSINEGNISMGDVLTVMPFANTLVTLELTGAEIIEALENGVSKVEEQAGRFPQVAGMKFTYDPKKPAGSRIVDVQVKTDKGFAPIDKTAKYIVATNAYMADGGDGYTVFKKAKEEGRMTELFIPDYQVFIDYLQKFDAVEPKVEGRINIVQ
- a CDS encoding Ig-like domain-containing protein gives rise to the protein MRSGKKIFSFFLGIALITISFVKTNTASASSPIELPLGTTVSGYITDTDDEQIYMINLKQAGRVTVKLDSYIAGVYIGLEDSDGNEVFRKYVSEGNPVNPAKWSDWKDLEAGTYYIKVNKSSSTGKYDLRVNYEAANNNEIGPNNGTVQAQPLALNSQTVTGFISWNDSNDYYKVVLPKSGRVTVKLDSFIAGVYIGLEDSEGNEVFSKYVSEGNPANPAKWSDWKDLEAGTYYIKVNKSSSTGKYDLKVNYEAAKNNEIEPNNGTVQAQPLAVNSQTVTGFISWNDSNDYYKVVLPKSGRVTVKLDSFIAGVYIGLEDSEGNEVFSKYVSEGNPANPAKWSEWKDLKAGTYYIKVNKSTSTGKYTLSVQSPDLLPAPPTVNLVSNKSKSVTGKTVPNGTVSVKINSKVYTGKSDSKGAFNVSIPVQKAGTKLYVTVKDKSGYTSKERAVVVADRIPPAAPSVNTITSKSKTITGKAEANSTVIAYVGSQKIGSAKADKYGKYTIKITPKKTGTSIKVIAVDGSGNKSAGKVVKVKK